In Cotesia glomerata isolate CgM1 linkage group LG3, MPM_Cglom_v2.3, whole genome shotgun sequence, one genomic interval encodes:
- the LOC123261888 gene encoding tigger transposable element-derived protein 4-like: MANKRKSLCIDEKILMIRAIETGEKISDVGRRFGFCHSTVSTIWKNKEKILQAEDKGKSSKKLKKPKYEDLDQAILSWFHRHRQNNMPISGPIVKAKAENFAKELGLTSFKASEGWLGKFKQRHHINYGKISGEARSVDTNVTYDWINRL, encoded by the coding sequence ATGGctaataaaagaaaatcacTGTGCattgacgaaaaaattttaatgatacgTGCAATAGAAACTGGAGAGAAGATAAGTGATGTTGGCAGACGCTTTGGATTTTGTCACTCTACCGTCTCCACAATAtggaaaaataaagaaaaaattctccAAGCAGAGGACAAGGGGAAatcttccaaaaaattaaaaaaacctaAGTACGAAGATTTGGATCAAGCTATACTATCATGGTTTCACCGACACCGCCAGAATAATATGCCTATCTCGGGGCCGATCGTGAAAGCTAAGGCAGAGAATTTTGCTAAAGAACTTGGTTTAACTTCTTTCAAAGCATCAGAAGGATGGCTCGGAAAGTTCAAGCAACGTCATCATATCAACTATGGTAAAATAAGTGGAGAAGCACGAAGTGTTGATACAAATGTTACTTATGATTGGATTAATAGATTGTGA